Genomic DNA from Perca fluviatilis chromosome 12, GENO_Pfluv_1.0, whole genome shotgun sequence:
attgttttgggATCAGATAGCCTCCATTTAAAGCTATGATCTATAATGTTTGGGTCATCCAAACTACAGAAAAGATGAAGGAGCATCTACAGTGGTGTAGTGTTTCTGAAGTTGTTACAAATAGTTGTTGGCATGCGAAATCAACCAACCAGGTGACATAAACAAGAACATACCATAAACTGAAGTGATCAAATTACACAGCATTCACCGTACAGTCAGCTGTACATCTGCAAACTGACAAACGCACATGTAATCAACATAATCGGTTATCAACCAATCGTCAAATTATTTTCTGTTGTTGACTAACCAATTCATTGAGTAATTATTTAACAACTTATCTTGCTGAAggattaaaaacaattttttataATTACTATCACACTGCCGTAATCTTAACTACAGTATTATTGCGAAATCCGTGGTAATCAATGTTAGAATAATTACATTATCAAATAGACAGGACCACTGAAGTTATATCaaagttcattttacttgagaacCCAACAAGGAGGCCTTCTCCGCACTACAGAATAGTACAGACAATGACCTAATGAAAAGCTCTCCACAGCTGTTTTCTTTATAATACCAAGGGAAATGCAATGCAATCATGATAAGAGTTGGTGTCGTCGGTTGTTATCTTGTCAGAGTCGATGACGTCTCATCTATCTTGTCTGGGAGGGCGTGTATGCCCTCAGGAACACACCGGGCTTAGATAAGGACGAGCAATGGCTCCATGTTATCTTGTTTAGAGTATTCAGTATAATATTattctatgcaaacagtttaataataacaagagaGAAAGTATGTAAATCTAAATTTCTCTAACAGTCAACTTTATCTGTGTCCCTAAGGGCGTATGGGTGTGCAGCAGATATAAAACACATAAGAGACATACATACGAGATATACACCGCTGTCCTGACAACCATCGTCGACCTCCACATCAACATCCATTACATCGCCAACCCCTTTGTCAACGTCTTTGACTTCATCATCACATAGTCAACAGACAAAAATAACTAAGTGGATAGCCCCACAATTCAAGTTTGTACGTGATGTGATGTATTTGGATATAAAAATTGTACTGTAACTGTATAAGGAAAGTGATGCTCTTGGCTAAAGCGTgattttatgcttctgcgtaaaatctaggctgtggctacgtacgtaggaccctacgccgtagcctgacgtgcactgcttgaaaaatgtaactacacgttgcGGTGACGCACGTCACTCGGCCGTGGCtgggtagcgttgcatttcccccccccgactcatttcctggttctccttctccataaccaacatgaaatcaaggagagggttaactttacCTGCTACAGATTACCCACTGTGGTcggaaagaacaggggagacactttgtttctctcactatgtctctagagtcgctactcgctccgaagctaattgctgtcactctctcactcgctctaccacacactccctacgcacacacacatgccggccctgctattaaGAGAtcaacgcacacaccaacgcacaagtataaacatcaggccacttacggaGGCTACGGCGAAATGATCACGCTTAACACAGACTATCAAAAATGATATGCTTCTTTGGATTATTAGCAAACACATGTATAATTGCTGAGGTACGTTAAGGTGTCTGTATTCCAGAATATGTCACAGTGAAACCACATTATTATGACTAAACACATCTGGccccaaataaaaaaactcacaTTTTGTTAGTGAGGTCAACACAGTTGAAAATTCAATGTGGGTCACAGCTGACATGGTTTTATCCATTTCAGTCCTCAGAGGATACATCTGAAAAGCAGCTGGGGAGACACATTGTTTAAAAAGAGGGCAGCAGATTGCCACGAGCCATATTTCCTCTGTAGAGCAGTGAGGAGAGCAGGGTTATTATGAGTGGGGAACATCCTCGCAGTAACAGTCTCCTTAACTTTACCGTTTTCACATTCCCAAATGCACTTTTGGATGAATTCTGTGAACTGTGGTgctgtgttttgttgctgtGGCTAGAGTCTCTATAGAAACTGCTAATTCATGACTGCTGTATTTATTGCCCAACATCATACCAAACAGGGGGGAAATGAAACGTGTCTAACTGATGGCCATAACATCAACCAATAATATCATCCAGGAGACttattaaagtattttaaagagtcatttaaaaaaagaaaatcgtaTTTGTGGATTATAGAAGTTTGGGTTTTGTGCCAAAATCTTTATATTGATTGTGTGATTAGACATTAAGTTGTCTCCTttattttttgttcttgttaagataaaaaaaaaaactaaaataaaccaGAGTTTAAACCCCTTTGAGGAAACAATAAGTCAGAAGAATGACAGCAATGTCTAAATAactttttgtaatttgtaacgaTTTTCCTGCTTTGACCGGAATTAACAGAACATCAATTAAAATATCTCATTCATTTTGTCCAGAGCGGATCTTCGAGGATCATGAGAACCTGGTGGAGAACCTGCTAAACTGGACCAGAGACAGCCAGAACCTCCTGATGTTCACTGAACGCATCGAGAAGTATGCTGTCTTCAAAAACCCCCAGGTGAgatccatgcacacacacatgaacacatggGAGGGTTCCCAAAAGGCAACTGTTTAAGTAAATGATagttgtttatatatatatatatatatatatatatatatatatatatatatatatatatatatagttaaccagtggtctgtctctctctcctgctccgTCTGCTGCAGAACTATTTGTTGGGGCGCAAGGAGACATGTGAGATGGCTGAAAGAAACAAAGAAGCTCTGTTAGAGGTTAGTTTGTTTTCTCCTCTTGCACACAGCTGCTTCCTCAAATGCATCTTTGCCCAGAATTCCTCTGAAAAGTGTCCATCTCACAGTCTTAAGAATGGCGACCAGTGTTGATTTTCCAAAAAAAAGGAGGTCTGAGGCATGCGCACCATTTCAGTAACAGTCTGACATCAAACACCAATTACAGCGATACTGCGATCATTCTTTTAgcagctattttgataatcgattactGGTTTAAGTCGTTCtttgaggaaaaaaagtcaaacgACATCCGATTCCAGCTTctataaatgtgaatattttctagtttcctgtgacagtaaactgaatatttatctttgagttgtggacaaaacaagacaattgagaacgtcatcttgggctttgggaaaacaCGCaatgacatttttcaccattttgggacattttatagacaatataacaatgaaaataaatgtagttgcagccctattacCTATCGCTTTCATGTTCACCTGCCATGGCGCTTTACAGTCAATCTGTATAATATCTAGGTAGAAAGAAATGATGTTGGGATGAATGTGAGAAAAGCAAACCGTTTTGCTGTGAACAAGTCATTCTGTCTGCAAACTGCACTCATACGTTCTGTAGTTCAACTGGTTAAAATGTGGTCAACCCTGAAACTGAACAACAATCCCATGcatctgttgtgtctgtgtgtgtgtgtgtgtgtgtgtgtgtgtgtgtgtgtgtgtgtgtgtgtgtgtgtgtgtgtgtgtgtgtgtgtgtgtgtgtgtgtgtgtgtgtgtgtgtgtgtgtgtgtgtgtctgtcgtgcGTCAGGAGTGTTTTGGCGGCAGCTCAGTGTCTGTCCCCGAGATGGAGGGAGTGTTGTGGCTGAAAGAGGACGGGAAGAAGTCGTGGAAGAAACGCTACTTCCTGCTGAGGGCTTCTGGCATCTACTATGTTCCTAAGGGAAAGGCCAAGGTGTGTGTAATGACAAGAAGCCCTgagggcaatatggagaaaacgacagcattttgttggtttgtttgattgatttggacgatttaaaaaaaaaaaaaattattgtaaaactgaaaaaaaagataCTTGAAATTGAACacgcgtgtgtttgtgtaggcGTCCAGAGACCTGGTGTGTTTCCTCCAGCTGGATCACGTTAACGTATACCTCGGCCAGGACTACAAGAGCAAGTACAAGGCTCCCACTGACTACTGCATGGTGCTGAAggtacattcacacacagatacatttacacacacacacatgtaggaGTGATGGGGTTTGACATAAATTACAATTGTCTGGTTTGTGGCACTGTTCTCTCACAGTGCCCCCTAGTGGTGGGACAGATTAATGAAAGCTATTTTAAACAAAGATACTATAACAATTAATTGAACAatcatatttttgtttaatgtatttatacGGCATTGGTTTGATATTAAATACATTGGGGTATTTGTAGCAGCAAAAGTGGCAGGAGTTGTAGTGAAAGTACAATTAGTAAATAGCACATTAATGAaatggaaagaagaaaaaaagatgcatGCAAGCACTACTAGTAAACAAAGTATCCTTTACACAGAGTaatacagagtgtgtgtgtgtgtgtgtgtgtgtgtgtgtgtgtgtgtgtgtgtgtgtgtgtgtgtttatgtgtagcACCCTCAGATCCAGAAGAAGTCTCAGTACATCAAGTACCTCTGCTGTGACGATGTCAGAACCCTCCAACAGTGGATCCACAGTATTCGAATCGCCAAGGTAAAAACGtttccttttttgaaaaaacaaaatgttgctgCCCGTCTCATATGCTAATATGCTCATCCTGTAGAAACATTTACACCGTAACAGTCTCCGTGCGGCAACGTGTTCAGTCTGATGAAGATGCAGTACTATTAGATTCTTGCCAAATTCAAActgctttaaaggtccagtgtgtaacgtgtttagttgttcattatcaaaatctgtgttgcccattcactaacttgtcctttttcatgaatatttacctccaccattaattccaagtattcctattggcttaaaattttacatttgcattcgcatgaactggggtagacgctccatattcatgcaccatcttgaaatacattagcctgtaagggacatacaggacatgcttctccgcctttcgcgttttcgctgtcacatgataaactcacaggtgctgctaatgggtatcgtagtcTCCCgaccccggcaagtttgaagaaggaaacatggaggaccacacgtattcaaaatccaaatttcaggaacaggagtcttcttcttcgcccagaaaaagaaacaggatattgaagagcaagagaccggctttttgaagcgtgaaggctaccgtagctgtaatacgtactttgaactgcgtggcgcgaaagacttgattgcgatatatgatctcaacgctagatgggagaaattcccacacattggaccttttaatgcagtttttgtgtttgttgtcaTTGTGATGTAGTTGCACATCTCACAACACCTGttgtccgtctctctgtcagtATGGGAAGCAGCTGTACATCAACTTCCAGGAGGCAATGAGGAGGACAGAGGCGGCCTACGATTggtcctccctctcttcttcctccatcAAGTCAGGATCCAGCTCCTCCAGCCTTCCaggtctgtctgtcggtctgatTTGGTTTAACAGTCAAATGTATGACAAGATTTTCTACCAAAAGCAGCAAACATAAACCACAGTCGTTTTGCAATATTAATAATATCCATTAATAAATCAAATGGAATTAGCatcaaaaaagttaaacaaaactTACTTTTGCACGTGTCCACACCCCAGAGTCCCAGTCCAACCACTCCAGCCAATCGGACAGTGGCGTTTCagagatgacatcatcaggccACGCCCGCTCGCAGAGTGTCGTCAGCTCCGTCTTCTCCGACGCCTGGAGGAGAGGAACGCAAGGAGAGGTGGGAACTCGCACAAACACGCTCTGTCTTTGCATTGTCCTGTTTACTTGAGGACTACATTTCCCATATTTCCCCTCTGCTTCCCTGCCAGCGGTCAAAGGTGAAGGGACGAATGCCAGTTCCTCTTtgtgcaggaggaggagagagtggaGGTTAGACAGGAAGTGATGCAACAGGCATGCTAACAGTTTGGCTGCAGCCGTTAAAACACTAAGATGTTTGTGTTGGTGCTTTGAAGTGACCTGTCTTATCGCACTAATTGAATTAGCAGGTATACTGTATTTACATCGCACTTGTGGATGTAGCGTTAGCTAATGCTCTGAAACTCCATGTCCTCTGGAATTGCAGACTAGCCGTATGTACTGTTTCTGACTGTCTGAGTCTACAGTGAGCAGATAATGCTAgcaagaccctcctccgcagcgctgtggaggaccTGTGTGAAGCTGGCCCCCCATGTCAtccaaaaattattaaaaacactGCTTTTCGTTTGTGCCGATTTGTGCCTTAAAAATTATCGTTTGTGCTGTTAAGGGATTTAAGTAATTAAACTTTTCTGGCCAGTGACGTCACCCAGCTCCCCATTAATGTCCAAATCTCCCAAAAATGGTCTCAATCGGTTGTGCTACGTTTGTGCTGATTTgtgctgttaaaaaaacatttgtgctACTATGTTTTTTAAGTTATTAGGCTTTATTACGTGCGTTATGTCACCCAGCCCCCCATTAATGTCTGAATCTCCCTAAAATGGTCTCAATCGTTTGTGCTGATTtgtgctgttaaaaaaaaacatttgtgctACTTTAGGGTTTTTACTTTATCAGGCTTTATTCAATAATAACTGGACTTTGGGttacattttttacaatatgagagagaaattttgtgatgattgatcgttgtttaggtacattaaaccacgttaagctttttcacgttaagtgTTTTAGAATGTCCCATTCATGGGAGTGATGGCTGGTGTCAGAACGCTTTGCAGCGCAAATAGCCGTGTAACAAATAAAGCCTGATAACATAGTAGCACAAATGTAGCACAAACGATTGAGACCATTTTGGGGAGATTTGGACATTAATGGGGGGCTGGGTAACGTCACTGGCCAGAAAATGTAAAGTGTTATTACTTAAAACCCTTAACAGCACAAACGATAATTTTTACGGCCCAAACCGGCACAAACGAATAGCagtgtttttaataatttttggaTGACATGGGGGGGCCCAGCTTCACAcaggtctgtggaggaaggtctggcaaagcgagactactcaTCTGATGATCTGAACATTCAGAGGAGGTCAAATTTCTTAGAGGGAGGAAAACCAGCGTTTTGCCTTTCTCACTCTGCAGATATACACGTTAAATTCAAAGTTTAAATTAGTACACTTACTGTGTACTTAAAGTACACAAATCTATAAAAGATATTAATCCACAAAGCACTATTCAGGCAAAAGACTTGGTAAAGACTGGTAAATTCTATATTTACATTTCTAGTATTTTCACTGTTAAACTGCAGCAAAAAGCTGCTAAACACAACTATATCTCTGGAGTTGCACATTCCTTAGTGTGGATATATACAACTATTGATGACATACATTAAATCAGGATGAATTAGGTTGtaagaaacaaaaataattttgtctttttttgtcataatTTCTTCTGACTTCGTGGTGTGATGGAATGTCCTAACCAACATATAATGatataacaaaaaaatgacaCTGCAACCTACAACTAGTTGGACACATCTGTGACCAGACTGACACTATTAGGAGTAAGTTTGTCAAATTTTAGATCCAGTGTAGAGCCTATTTTAGTTTTGTTAAACAGTTAAGAAACTGGATGGATCGATGGACTGGCCTCAGTCGGCCCACAGTACCTCCTTCAGGTTCCTCTGAATGGATAAATATAAAGTCCATCCTCAAGATGATGGTTGTAGGACCGCAGAGTTTTTTTTCAATGGGTGAAAAAGTTTGGTGTTCTGACTATAATTGAGCTACTTTGATGTTGCAGTGTGTTTCGTGGCGTTTCAATATCTGTGTGTTCTCAGACTGTGTTGGTTTGGTGTTTGATAACTTGCATCTTGCGTCGTCTTGGATTGGGTGGTTTCCGAAAACATGAGAATGGTGTCGTTGTTTGTTACTTGTTGTAATTTagtttctcctcctcctgtccaaTTCCTCTCTCCAGATGATGAGGATCGACCCTATCAGTAGGCCTATCCCTGTGCGGATACCCTCCCCCCAGCCCACCCGGACCAGCTACACAGAGGGCCTCCTCCCATCTGAGGATTCCTCTCCATCGCCGCCCTCTCCACCTCCGCCTCCTCCCCCCATCGCAAGTGTCGCCCATCAGCCAGCCGCCACCCCCTCATACGTCAAGTACAGCACGCTGGCTCGCCTGCAAAGCCAGAACCAGTCCATGACGCAGCCGACGGGAGCCGCCCCACTTGGCCTTCCCATCCAGTCTGTCAAATCCAACTACAACACCCTCCCAGCTGCTTACAGCTCCTCCCCTCCCCTGCCGccatctcctccccctcctccgccACCTGCGGCACCGGCTCCTGGCTCAGCCATGGCCGCGCTGAAATATGGTCCACCGAGCCCCTCTGCTCTCCCACCGCCACCCCCACTGGAGGAGGACTTGCAGGAGCCCTCCTACCTCCCGCCTCCTCCACCGGAGAGCCCGGAGGCCAACGGGTTGCCTCTGCCTCCCCTTCCCGAGCCCATCCCGGACTCCTGCAGTCACCTCTCAAACAGTGGCCTGCAGCAGTTCCTGGCACACAAGTTTCCACACATGGTGTACGACTTCAGCCCAGAAATGAGTGAGGATAAttctccccctcctccacctccagctGAGCTTTCTCCCCAATCCACCCTGCAAGTTCTCCGGCCTCTGTCCCCCAATGCGCCCCCTCCTGCGCCTCCCAAAACCTTCACCGGTGGTTTCCCGCCTCAAACTGCTCGCAAACCCTCGGGTCCTTCTTCCCTTCCAATTGCCCTCTCGCCTGTGTCACCAACGCAGCCCTATAGCGGCCACGGGCCGGTGAAAAAGCAGCAAAGCTTCTCAACAGGACACTCCCCGAATCAGCCGCCTCCCACCCTGCCAAAGCAGCACAGCCTCTCCTCCAAAAACCTCgccatctctccctcctcctccttttcttcaGTCTCCATCGCGGCCGCTACCTCCTCTCTGGTCAAACAGATTGTCAATCAGTTCCCGGGAAACTCGGCTACTTCCTCTCTGACTGCCTCCAGCTCCGCTGAAGGGTCGAAGTTCACCGCTCCTCAGTCTCCTCCGGCGGTCAAGGCCAAACCAAAGTGGCAGCCCGGAGGCATTGTGGCTCCGCCGTCCCCAGAgttcccccctcctccccctcctgaCAGCTCCCTGGGAGaattccctcctcctccctcttcatcctcctccaaGACGGGCTCACCCATAAAGAAGTCGCCTTCCACCTCGTCCACGGGATCCACCAAGCGGGGGCCTCCGCCGGCCCCACAGAGAGCCTCCTCCATCCGGTCCAGCTCATCAGGCGAGACCCAGGATGAGCGGCCAAAGAAGGTGGAGAGCCTGGTCAACAAATTCGGCCAAGCTCCTCAAACGGGTACCTCTTCCAGCTCCTCGTCGGCGACCGGGTCTCCTTCGAAGGACTCCTCCGCGCTTCCCGCGCCGCTTCCTAAGCCGGGGAAGCTGAACTTGGCGAACCTCCCGTTGGCCCTCCAGGGGCTGCAGACGAGCCAGCCCCATCAGCCCTCTGAGTTCCCATCCCCTCCTCCACCGCCTCCCCCCGCCCAGCCTCCCCGCGTCGACTTGTCGCCCGACTACTTCCCGCCGCCCCCCAGTGACTTTGAgcttttccctcctcctccccacccATCGGAGTTTCATCCCCCCCCGAAGGTCGCCGTGGTGAACCCCCAGCCTCAGATGCAGCCGCCTCAGCAGCCGGTGCCTTCCTCTCTGTCGTCATCGACATGGAAACAAGGTTCGCTGAAAAAGGGGGCGATCCTTCCTCCGACGCTGAACCGGCGGACCAGCAACACGGCCCAGTATGACATCACCACCGCAATGCCCCTCTCGCCGCCTCCTCTGTCTCAGACCCCACCTCCCTCCCTGTCCTCttattcttcttcctcctcgcCCATCCCCGCCACCTCCCCGAAATCCCCGGGGCCAAGCACGCTGGCACTAAAGCCCCACTTCCTGGAAGACCTCAACCGCACCCTGAAGCGGAAGTCGGTGTCTCGCCACGGCTCGCTCACCTCCTCCCACCTCATCCCCTCCTCTAAGATGGAGCCCGTGGCCACCATGGACGACATGGCGCTCCTACCGCCTCCTCCCCCCGagctcctgcagcagcagcacggcATGCGAGGACACTCCCACACTTTGTCCCGCCACCACACGCACTCCCACTCCACCAAACATGCCAACATCTCAGGCTATGCAACGCTGCGGCGAGGCCCACCTCCCGCTCCTCCAAAACGGGACCAAAGCACCAAACTGACCAGTGACTGGTAGGGAGCGAGGACACTGGGCGGAGCCTAAAGAACTAAACTGACTATTTAGGTCTCGTGCAGAGAAGAAATAATCAATGTCTTGTCTTGACTTGTCCGTCTCTCCTCATCCTAAACCATCCACCCCTTTGAATTCCGAGCTAGTAGCAAACCGTCTTTCCTACTCTTAATCTCAGATTATGATTGTTCCTATTATCCTCATTATTACTATCATTACCAATACATGTTTAACCCAATGccatgagtaaaaaaaaaatacacacatatatatatatatatatatatatatatatgtatgtgtgtgtgtgtatctgtatacaagcaagccagaaaaaaaatcacctaTCAAGCTTTTTTCACAATGTCTGTGCAGCTTTGCATTGAAATATACAAAAGACGAGACTTGAATGACAACAGCAACAGGGACAATTTGCTGCACAATAACTGGTACTGCATGGAGCCGTGGCAATGGACGTAACGTTACCGATGAAGGGAAGGAGGGATCCACGGAAGGAACAAGAGATGCGAAAGTGGGACGACGTGTATAGAATTGTATGTTGTGAactgggaggggggagggggagcaTTGCAGGTTTATTTCAaacttttgtgtgtatgtgtgtgtgtgtgtgttttttatataaGATTATTTAATACTGGaaagatattattattataattattttaagtttttaagaAGTGTCTAAAGAGAATGAGTTTGACTGGACCTGGGTCTGTATTCTCAAAATAATGTCAAAGTGATGATTGGAGTTACCAAACTGGGTATATATTTGGATCATTTCATCTAATCATATTCATTTAAGCTTAGAGATTCATGACTGATTGGTTGGTGACTCCCACAAGATAAGATTTAATATTTAAAGGagcacgccgacttattgggactttaggtTATTCAccatatcccccagagttagataagtccatacatacccttctcatctccgtgcgtgctgtaactctgtctgacgcctccagcgctagctaagcctagcacagatcctggaggtaaccggttccaactagcctactgctcccaataagtgacaaaataacgccaacatgttcctgtttacatttgtgatttgtatagtcacagggtgtacaaataacaaggtccctatgcttttactatctagtaattgttgactctattactccaactctgagccaactccaggcgaactctctgctcctcaccacagggcttcaggtgctgctagcaaatcactccgcccaagtagcagaagtagcagcgCTTCGTCTTTCTCAGAATATAGtccccagtttgtatacggttagaagacggctgtgtctcatgtgaccttgttatttggacaccctgtgactctacaaatcacaacatgtaaacaggaacatgttggcattattttgtcacttaactcggagcagtaggctagttggagccggttacctccaggatctgtgctaggctaagctagcgctgggggcgttggacagagttacgacacgcacggagatgagaagggtatgtatggacttgtctaactctgggggttatggtgaataagctaaattcccaataagtcggcgtgttcctttttaaatgcacaCTGATTGAACAAATGCTTGTAAATCAGACGGTTAGGCTGTGCTCAGATTACAGGTGTTATGAAATCGCCTCAAACTATATTATCACGCCTGTTGTTCTCACGTCTTCCCTTCTCTCTGTAAAGTTGATGTCTTGTAGTCCATCAGGACCTAGCTTGCACATTTAGATCTGCCTTTCCCTGATCTCAGCTGTCCTAACCCATTCCAATTTAAATTTGTTAATATCAATGAGTTTTGCATTATCAACCAGAACCTCCTTTAATCTGAGCTCAGCCTTAGCAAGTGAGTCAGTcagcaacataaaaaaaacaatttggatAAACTTGATTTAACAGACTCGGTCAGATTTGCAGTCAGTCCGTTAGGTAATTGTTTGATAGCTATTAAACCACGCAGCTAATCGGGCTACAATGAACTCTGTCTGAAGGAAGGTGATCATCAATTTGCTAGTCAATAAATCAGTCACTTGTTTGTCATCTTAACGGCTGGTTCAGTCACTTTGTTAGTTCGTTATTAAAGGTGTGTGTCCACTCAAAGCATCTTTAAATGATCAGAGAAGCCCTGGGAACAAGTGCCTGAAAAAACGTAACGCTCAAACTGCTCACAGGTGTGTGGTGACATCGTGCCGCGCTGACACCCTCGACTGTAACTTCTGTGATGTCAACCGCTAGCTTTCTGACATTTTGAAGCCTGGAGTTTAGGTTTACCATTCACACACTGCCATCTTTGTTAAATACTGCAGCCAGTGATGTCTGGatttgggcaaaaaaaaaaaagaaggaagccCGGGAGGAGCTGATGTGGGACAACAAGCAGCAGCTAATGGGTGCTACTCTATCGCCACCCAGTGGAAGTATCAAAAAAAGACACTGGGACCGACAGCCCTGAGGCCTCAGGAACTGAACAGGAGTCTCCTGTAAAGATCTTTACAGTTGCTCTTTCCTCATTAGCTCCCATATCCAGTTCTAATTCTTTATTTCATGCTTGGGGTAATTTCAATGTTTTGCCTCTGTTTCTGCTGTTGTAAACAATACCATTGTTGTAACTTTAAGCTCCAGCCTCCTCTACTGTGATAGGTATTTAAACAAGTGATAAACACCCGAGCCCGTTTGGAATTTTTTAGCCACATTTCAACCAGATTTAGAGTTGAAATCAATGAGTCAATCAACTGATTAGTTAACCCACAGGAAGTTAATCTGCAACACATTTTATAATTGTCTAAGTTTttaagcaaaaaacaaaaacgtcaaTACTG
This window encodes:
- the raph1a gene encoding ras-associated and pleckstrin homology domains-containing protein 1a isoform X4, with product MDQLSDEEVEVRDEEEEEEDSDKDDQDLDKMFGAWLGELDKLTQSLDDGRPEQPPQQEAPLRQETNMANFSYRFSIYNINEALNQGENVDLDALMADLCSIEQELSTVNAKPNSAGSMARLGLTDTKVRQKPPAGRSSRQQPAGSSGGGGGSSSNSVSGGGGSSGASSSSSSTRASPAGTIRAPTGHHGRPALASNFSLDDITAQLEKASLSMDEAARQTSSHSLSSASCYTSATMRRPGSSQRQHRRTGSVGTVSEHEARSIVHSSRSSVTSASGVSVNSASSMDSLDSVLRSNESDGQQPSVMPSAEGASQSHPHTEEEQAAKLKAENIRVALEKIKEAQVKKLVIRVHLSDESSKTMMVDERQTVRQVLDSLLEKSHCGYSPDWSLVETINELQMERIFEDHENLVENLLNWTRDSQNLLMFTERIEKYAVFKNPQNYLLGRKETCEMAERNKEALLEECFGGSSVSVPEMEGVLWLKEDGKKSWKKRYFLLRASGIYYVPKGKAKASRDLVCFLQLDHVNVYLGQDYKSKYKAPTDYCMVLKHPQIQKKSQYIKYLCCDDVRTLQQWIHSIRIAKYGKQLYINFQEAMRRTEAAYDWSSLSSSSIKSGSSSSSLPESQSNHSSQSDSGVSEMTSSGHARSQSVVSSVFSDAWRRGTQGEMMRIDPISRPIPVRIPSPQPTRTSYTEGLLPSEDSSPSPPSPPPPPPPIASVAHQPAATPSYVKYSTLARLQSQNQSMTQPTGAAPLGLPIQSVKSNYNTLPAAYSSSPPLPPSPPPPPPPAAPAPGSAMAALKYGPPSPSALPPPPPLEEDLQEPSYLPPPPPESPEANGLPLPPLPEPIPDSCSHLSNSGLQQFLAHKFPHMVYDFSPEMSEDNSPPPPPPAELSPQSTLQVLRPLSPNAPPPAPPKTFTGGFPPQTARKPSGPSSLPIALSPVSPTQPYSGHGPVKKQQSFSTGHSPNQPPPTLPKQHSLSSKNLAISPSSSFSSVSIAAATSSLVKQIVNQFPGNSATSSLTASSSAEGSKFTAPQSPPAVKAKPKWQPGGIVAPPSPEFPPPPPPDSSLGEFPPPPSSSSSKTGSPIKKSPSTSSTGSTKRGPPPAPQRASSIRSSSSGETQDERPKKVESLVNKFGQAPQTGTSSSSSSATGSPSKDSSALPAPLPKPGKLNLANLPLALQGLQTSQPHQPSEFPSPPPPPPPAQPPRVDLSPDYFPPPPSDFELFPPPPHPSEFHPPPKVAVVNPQPQMQPPQQPVPSSLSSSTWKQGSLKKGAILPPTLNRRTSNTAQYDITTAMPLSPPPLSQTPPPSLSSYSSSSSPIPATSPKSPGPSTLALKPHFLEDLNRTLKRKSVSRHGSLTSSHLIPSSKMEPVATMDDMALLPPPPPELLQQQHGMRGHSHTLSRHHTHSHSTKHANISGYATLRRGPPPAPPKRDQSTKLTSDW